Proteins found in one uncultured Desulfuromonas sp. genomic segment:
- a CDS encoding ribose-phosphate pyrophosphokinase, producing MNKFKVFAGNSNLTLARDICGHLSVPLGSANVKSFSDGEIMVEIGENVRGRDVYVIQSTCAPSNDNLMELLIMADALKRASAGSITAVIPYFGYARQDRKVAPRTPITGKLVADLLSTTGIDRILTMDLHAGQIQGFFDIPVDHLYAAPVLLEDVQSRFKERVVVVSPDAGGTERARAFAKRLDAGLAIIDKRRSGPNVSEVMHIIGDVKDQICVIVDDMIDTAGTLCHAAEALKAEGAREVYAYATHPVLSGPALERISNSCLEEVVVSDTIPCADKVEECSNLRQLPVSKLLAEAIRRIHSDDSVSSLFV from the coding sequence GTGAACAAATTCAAAGTTTTTGCAGGTAATTCGAATCTGACCTTGGCGCGTGATATTTGTGGTCACCTGTCGGTGCCACTGGGCAGTGCCAATGTTAAAAGTTTTTCCGATGGCGAAATTATGGTTGAAATCGGCGAGAATGTTCGTGGGCGCGATGTCTACGTGATTCAGTCGACCTGCGCTCCGTCCAATGATAATCTGATGGAATTGCTGATCATGGCGGATGCTCTGAAACGCGCTTCAGCCGGCAGCATCACGGCCGTCATTCCTTATTTCGGCTACGCCCGCCAGGATCGTAAGGTTGCGCCGCGGACACCGATTACCGGAAAGTTGGTTGCGGATTTGCTTTCAACAACGGGCATTGACCGAATTCTTACCATGGATTTGCATGCCGGTCAGATTCAGGGCTTTTTTGATATTCCTGTTGACCATCTGTATGCGGCGCCGGTGTTGTTGGAAGACGTCCAATCCCGTTTCAAAGAGCGTGTCGTTGTGGTCTCTCCGGATGCAGGCGGAACCGAGCGGGCGCGTGCCTTTGCCAAGCGTCTTGATGCCGGTCTGGCCATTATCGACAAACGTCGTAGCGGTCCCAACGTATCGGAGGTCATGCACATTATCGGTGATGTGAAAGACCAGATTTGCGTTATTGTCGACGATATGATCGACACGGCAGGCACGTTGTGCCATGCTGCCGAAGCTCTCAAGGCTGAAGGTGCCCGGGAAGTGTATGCCTATGCGACACATCCGGTTTTGTCGGGCCCGGCTCTGGAGCGAATCAGCAACAGTTGTCTTGAAGAGGTTGTCGTGTCCGATACCATCCCTTGCGCGGATAAGGTTGAAGAATGTTCCAACCTGCGGCAACTGCCGGTTTCAAAATTGCTGGCTGAAGCGATCCGCCGAATTCATTCTGATGATTCGGTTAGCTCATTGTTTGTTTAA
- a CDS encoding aspartate kinase, with amino-acid sequence MALVVQKYGGTSVGTTDKIRNVAKRVARTYDEGNDVVVIVSAMAGETNKLVALSQEICEFPSEREYDVLVSTGEQVTIALLSMCLQSMGYKAKSYLGHQIPIKTDNASSRARIKEIGDENIREDLKNGSIVVVAGFQGIDDEGNITTLGRGGSDTSAVAVAAGLNADVCEIYTDVDGVYTTDPRIVSNASKIEKISYEEMLEMASLGAKVLQIRSVEFAKKYNVVIHVRSSFNDNPGTLVMKEDTEMETVLVSGVTCNKDEAKISVLRIPDHPGIAADIFLPLTEANITVDMIIQNVSHEGFTDLTFTVPKGDLKKALKLVEETARKIGASGVTSDDKVAKVSIIGVGMRSHCGVAGKMFSALSAEGVNIQMISTSEIKVSCVIEDKYTELAVRVLHDTFELGTQGE; translated from the coding sequence ATGGCTCTGGTGGTACAGAAATATGGCGGAACATCCGTCGGGACGACCGATAAAATTCGCAATGTCGCCAAACGTGTTGCCCGCACCTATGATGAGGGCAATGATGTGGTGGTTATCGTCTCGGCCATGGCGGGCGAAACCAACAAGCTGGTTGCCTTGTCACAGGAGATATGTGAATTCCCCAGTGAGCGAGAATACGATGTGCTGGTATCAACCGGAGAGCAGGTCACCATTGCTTTGCTCTCCATGTGCCTGCAGTCCATGGGGTATAAGGCCAAAAGTTATCTCGGGCACCAAATTCCTATTAAGACCGACAATGCTTCGTCGCGGGCTCGGATCAAAGAGATCGGCGATGAGAATATTCGCGAGGATCTGAAAAACGGTTCCATTGTTGTTGTTGCCGGTTTTCAAGGCATTGATGATGAGGGCAACATTACAACGTTGGGGCGTGGTGGTTCAGATACCTCAGCCGTTGCAGTTGCGGCGGGCCTTAACGCGGATGTCTGTGAAATTTACACCGATGTCGATGGGGTTTATACGACGGATCCCCGTATTGTTTCCAATGCCAGCAAAATCGAGAAGATCTCTTATGAGGAGATGTTGGAGATGGCGTCACTCGGCGCCAAAGTCTTGCAGATACGTTCGGTTGAATTTGCAAAAAAATATAACGTTGTGATCCACGTCCGTTCCAGTTTTAACGACAATCCTGGTACGCTGGTGATGAAGGAGGATACTGAGATGGAGACCGTTCTGGTTTCAGGGGTAACCTGTAATAAAGATGAAGCAAAGATTTCTGTACTGCGGATTCCTGATCATCCCGGGATCGCTGCGGATATCTTCTTGCCATTAACCGAGGCGAACATTACCGTGGATATGATTATCCAGAATGTTTCCCATGAAGGGTTCACTGACCTGACCTTTACGGTCCCCAAAGGGGATCTGAAAAAAGCCCTGAAGTTGGTCGAGGAAACGGCCCGGAAAATCGGTGCCAGCGGTGTGACGTCGGATGATAAAGTCGCCAAAGTTTCTATTATCGGTGTTGGTATGCGTTCCCATTGTGGGGTGGCTGGCAAGATGTTCAGTGCTCTGTCGGCCGAAGGTGTCAACATTCAAATGATTTCAACCAGCGAGATCAAGGTGTCTTGTGTGATTGAAGATAAGTACACCGAACTGGCTGTTCGTGTTCTTCACGATACGTTTGAATTGGGGACTCAGGGCGAATAA
- a CDS encoding 4-(cytidine 5'-diphospho)-2-C-methyl-D-erythritol kinase encodes MDCQTVYAPAKVNLCLHVEARRGDGYHELCMIMQKVSLCDELTVTVSEGEGVELVCDQVPLADGEDNLVVRASRLVLEEAQRRVRVDLRLTKNIPVAAGLGGGSSDAASALLTLNGMLGNPVALPRLHELALQLGADVPFFLQDDTVWARGVGERLTPVCIAADYVLLLVNPGVPVSTAAVYQGLTQDDFSCCTPVERIDDRAALCRMLHNDLERVAITHQPVIEKVKKRVASCGAEGVLMSGSGATVFGVFAHKKNADKAAERLRSQQGWRCEVVSPL; translated from the coding sequence ATGGATTGCCAGACAGTTTATGCCCCGGCAAAGGTGAATTTGTGTCTGCATGTTGAAGCACGTCGTGGCGATGGTTATCACGAACTGTGCATGATTATGCAGAAGGTTTCTCTGTGCGACGAACTGACGGTTACGGTTTCCGAAGGGGAGGGCGTTGAGCTTGTTTGTGATCAGGTGCCTCTGGCTGATGGCGAAGACAATCTTGTTGTTCGGGCAAGTCGGCTGGTTCTTGAAGAGGCCCAGCGCCGCGTACGCGTCGATTTGCGCCTGACCAAAAACATTCCCGTGGCCGCCGGACTTGGAGGTGGCTCGTCGGATGCCGCCAGTGCGCTGTTGACGTTGAATGGGATGCTCGGTAATCCCGTGGCGTTACCCCGGCTGCATGAGCTGGCTCTTCAGTTGGGAGCGGATGTGCCGTTTTTTTTGCAGGATGATACCGTTTGGGCGCGTGGTGTCGGGGAACGCTTGACGCCGGTTTGTATCGCGGCTGATTACGTGTTGCTTCTAGTCAATCCGGGGGTGCCGGTTTCGACCGCCGCAGTTTATCAGGGACTCACGCAAGACGATTTTAGTTGTTGCACGCCAGTCGAGCGGATTGATGACCGAGCGGCCCTGTGTCGGATGTTGCATAATGATCTTGAGCGAGTGGCGATCACCCACCAACCCGTGATTGAAAAGGTGAAAAAAAGAGTGGCTTCTTGTGGTGCCGAGGGTGTGTTGATGTCGGGTAGTGGTGCCACGGTTTTTGGTGTTTTTGCCCATAAGAAAAACGCTGATAAGGCCGCAGAAAGGTTGCGTTCTCAGCAGGGCTGGAGGTGCGAAGTGGTTTCTCCACTGTAA
- a CDS encoding ATP-binding protein, with translation MLIAPLAADELKWQCCDQQFEFDSTEQLTALDGPIGQERAMTAIELSLGMPNAGFNLFITGQTGTGRTSAIRQILEKRAKQESIPDDWCYVHDLEQGDSPVAFSVPHGLGKPLQEDMAELIRRLAKQLPKLFKSKEYEQYKGKTTEEFQHKSKKLLEGLEQKAVEQGFEIQRSVSGLVLVPAKEGEALTQAEYDALDEDSRQEIDQKGAKLQKILNAVLAQTREIESEVQQAVSKMEEQIVDMTTSHLFAELMERYREYDAVVEHLDRCRKDIVNNISEFRPRKERQLVFSGGEDFSERFWGRFEVNLIVDNRSLEGAPVVFENNPTYFNLFGRIEHVIRMGNATTDFTMIKAGALHRANGGYLVLNCRDLLMNYFSYEAIKRCLRRGEIVIEDIAEQVRLISMASLKPGPVPFSCKVVLVGDAHLYTLLHRFDPDFEKHFKVRADFNTSIDNTWNNVIRYAQFIAIQCRDHGLPHFEPGAVSRVVEHAARLTEDQNKLSSKFLDLADLIKEAGFYAHQQGTARVASRHVLLALESRRYRNSRVEEELRRLIVEGTIMVDFSGTVAGQVNGLSVYMQGDHQFGLPTRITSTTSIGRDGVVAIEREVKQSGAVHDKGVMILSGFFAQRFGQDKPLTFSASLCFEQTYGGVDGDSASSTELYALISSLSGLPLRQDIAVTGSVNQHGQVQAIGGVNEKIEGFFALCKIVGLTGQQGVMIPRANVKNLMLDEDVVAACRAGQFHVWAVSTIDEGLELLTGTSAGELREGQWPSTSVNGLVDRRLTTMTETLMAFAKKNGTAMDNHSAS, from the coding sequence ATGTTAATCGCTCCGTTGGCTGCCGATGAATTGAAATGGCAATGTTGTGATCAGCAGTTTGAGTTTGACTCAACTGAACAGCTCACTGCTCTTGATGGCCCTATTGGCCAAGAACGTGCCATGACGGCAATCGAGTTGAGCCTTGGCATGCCCAATGCTGGATTTAATCTGTTTATTACCGGCCAAACCGGAACCGGGCGGACTTCAGCGATTCGGCAGATTCTCGAAAAGCGGGCGAAACAAGAGTCGATTCCCGATGATTGGTGTTACGTTCACGATCTTGAGCAGGGGGACTCTCCTGTGGCTTTCAGTGTGCCACATGGTCTGGGCAAGCCGTTGCAGGAGGATATGGCCGAGCTGATTCGTCGTCTGGCAAAACAGTTGCCAAAACTATTTAAAAGTAAGGAATATGAACAATATAAGGGGAAAACCACAGAAGAGTTTCAGCATAAAAGTAAAAAACTTTTAGAAGGTCTTGAGCAAAAAGCGGTTGAGCAAGGCTTTGAGATACAACGTAGTGTCAGTGGGTTGGTGCTGGTTCCGGCAAAAGAAGGTGAAGCTCTAACTCAGGCGGAATACGATGCCTTGGACGAGGATTCGCGCCAGGAGATAGACCAGAAGGGGGCCAAACTGCAAAAGATCCTCAATGCGGTGTTGGCTCAGACCCGTGAAATTGAGTCCGAGGTGCAGCAGGCAGTGTCAAAAATGGAAGAACAGATCGTCGATATGACCACCAGCCACCTGTTTGCCGAACTCATGGAGCGCTATCGCGAGTACGATGCCGTTGTTGAACATCTGGATCGCTGCCGGAAAGATATTGTCAACAATATCAGTGAATTTCGCCCACGTAAGGAGCGTCAGCTGGTGTTTTCCGGAGGTGAAGATTTTTCAGAACGATTCTGGGGGCGTTTTGAAGTTAATCTGATTGTCGATAATCGGTCACTTGAGGGCGCTCCAGTGGTGTTTGAGAATAATCCAACCTACTTTAATCTGTTCGGTCGCATTGAGCATGTGATCCGCATGGGTAATGCGACGACTGATTTTACCATGATTAAGGCCGGGGCATTGCATCGGGCCAATGGCGGTTATCTGGTCTTGAACTGTCGTGACTTGTTGATGAACTATTTTTCTTACGAAGCGATAAAGCGTTGTTTGAGGCGTGGAGAAATTGTTATCGAGGATATTGCAGAGCAGGTGCGTCTGATCTCAATGGCCTCGCTCAAACCCGGTCCGGTTCCATTCTCATGCAAAGTTGTGCTGGTCGGTGATGCCCATCTTTACACTCTTCTGCACCGTTTTGATCCGGATTTCGAGAAACACTTCAAGGTTCGTGCGGACTTCAACACCTCGATTGATAATACCTGGAATAATGTGATCCGTTATGCGCAATTTATCGCGATACAGTGTCGTGATCATGGTCTGCCTCACTTTGAACCGGGAGCGGTAAGCCGTGTGGTGGAACATGCCGCTCGGTTGACCGAAGATCAGAATAAATTGTCGTCCAAATTTCTAGATCTGGCCGACCTGATCAAAGAGGCCGGCTTTTATGCCCATCAGCAGGGAACGGCAAGGGTGGCTTCGCGGCACGTGTTGCTGGCCCTGGAGTCGCGGCGCTATCGAAATAGCCGCGTTGAGGAGGAATTGCGCCGTTTGATTGTAGAAGGGACCATTATGGTGGATTTTTCCGGAACAGTGGCCGGACAGGTCAACGGGTTGTCTGTGTATATGCAGGGGGACCATCAGTTCGGTTTGCCGACCAGGATTACCTCAACCACCAGCATTGGTCGTGATGGCGTAGTGGCTATTGAACGGGAAGTAAAACAATCCGGTGCTGTTCATGACAAAGGGGTGATGATTTTATCCGGTTTTTTTGCCCAGCGCTTTGGTCAGGATAAGCCACTGACGTTTTCCGCCTCATTGTGTTTTGAGCAAACCTATGGTGGGGTGGATGGCGACAGCGCGTCGTCAACCGAGCTGTATGCGCTGATATCGTCGCTGTCGGGATTGCCGTTGCGCCAGGATATCGCAGTGACCGGGTCGGTCAATCAGCATGGCCAGGTCCAGGCTATTGGTGGTGTGAATGAAAAAATTGAAGGTTTTTTTGCTCTGTGTAAAATTGTCGGACTGACTGGGCAGCAAGGGGTGATGATTCCGCGTGCCAATGTTAAAAATCTGATGCTCGATGAAGATGTCGTTGCTGCATGCCGAGCCGGGCAATTTCACGTCTGGGCCGTTTCGACTATTGATGAGGGCCTTGAACTTCTGACGGGAACCTCAGCCGGCGAGTTGCGTGAGGGGCAATGGCCTTCAACGTCGGTCAACGGGCTGGTTGATCGGCGGTTGACGACAATGACCGAAACTTTGATGGCGTTTGCTAAAAAGAATGGTACGGCAATGGACAATCACTCTGCTTCCTGA
- the tsaE gene encoding tRNA (adenosine(37)-N6)-threonylcarbamoyltransferase complex ATPase subunit type 1 TsaE — protein sequence MLLLDLNSTSEQQTRRFGIALGKLLPRGSLVLLHGDLGAGKTCLAAGIARGVGVDPGVPITSPTYTLLNCYEGRLPLYHFDLYRLAGEEELEDLGFDEYFHGDGVALVEWPERCPDLEEVALLVDMAYVDEHQRHLCLRGSERFCREHEACCQAIRRLADCFDD from the coding sequence GTGCTCCTGCTCGACCTGAACAGCACCAGTGAACAACAGACGCGTCGTTTTGGCATCGCGTTGGGCAAACTGTTACCACGAGGAAGTCTTGTCTTGCTCCACGGCGATCTCGGTGCCGGAAAAACCTGTTTAGCCGCCGGTATTGCCCGTGGTGTCGGGGTTGACCCAGGGGTGCCTATCACCAGCCCAACGTACACGTTGCTCAACTGCTACGAAGGACGTCTGCCCCTGTACCACTTTGATCTCTATCGCCTCGCCGGTGAAGAGGAACTAGAGGATCTGGGGTTTGATGAGTATTTCCATGGGGACGGTGTTGCTTTGGTCGAATGGCCTGAGCGCTGTCCTGATTTGGAGGAAGTGGCGTTGCTTGTGGACATGGCCTATGTCGATGAACACCAGCGCCATCTTTGCCTGCGGGGGTCAGAACGGTTTTGTCGCGAACACGAGGCCTGCTGTCAGGCTATTCGTCGCCTGGCTGATTGCTTTGACGATTGA
- the cimA gene encoding citramalate synthase translates to MDQVLLYDTTLRDGTQAEDISFLVTDKVRIAQRLDELGVHYIEGGWPGSNPKDISFFEEIKKVTLKQAKIAAFGSTRRAKTTPEQDNNIQTLIAADPDVVTIFGKTWDFHVHEALRITLEENLELIHDSLVYLKKHIPEVIYDAEHFFDGYKANPDYALKTLKAAEEAGVDCIVLCDTNGGTLPHEFPEIMAAVRETVSTPLGIHAHNDSECAVANSLMAVACGAVHVQGTLNGFGERCGNANLCSVIPALKLKMAKETISDEQLQSLRLMSRHVYELANLIPNKHQPYVGNSAFAHKGGVHVSAIQRHPETYEHIRPERVGNTTRVLVSDLSGRANILAKAEQFDINLDSKDPVTLEILEDIKEMENKGYQFEGAEASFELLMRRALGTLRHYFSVIGFRVIDTKQKEGDKPLSEATVKVKVGGRIEHTAAEGDGPVNALDNALRKALEHFYPQLKEMRLFDYKVRVLPSGQGTASITRVLIESGDDDTRWGTVGVSDNIIDASYHALIDALQYKLVRDTK, encoded by the coding sequence ATGGATCAGGTACTGCTGTATGACACCACGTTGCGTGATGGCACACAGGCTGAGGATATTTCGTTTCTGGTGACCGATAAAGTGCGAATTGCTCAGCGTCTCGATGAGCTGGGGGTGCACTACATTGAGGGGGGCTGGCCCGGCTCAAACCCCAAGGACATCTCCTTTTTCGAAGAGATCAAGAAGGTGACCCTCAAGCAGGCCAAGATTGCTGCGTTCGGCTCCACCCGTCGCGCCAAGACCACCCCGGAACAGGACAACAATATTCAAACCCTGATTGCGGCTGATCCTGATGTCGTGACGATTTTCGGCAAGACCTGGGATTTTCATGTCCATGAGGCGTTGCGTATCACTCTGGAGGAGAATCTGGAGCTGATCCATGATTCTTTGGTGTACCTGAAAAAACATATTCCTGAAGTGATCTACGATGCCGAGCATTTTTTTGACGGTTACAAAGCCAACCCCGACTATGCCCTGAAAACCCTCAAGGCGGCGGAAGAAGCCGGGGTGGATTGTATTGTATTGTGTGATACCAACGGTGGTACTCTGCCGCACGAATTCCCCGAAATTATGGCGGCGGTTCGAGAAACGGTCTCAACGCCTTTGGGGATTCATGCTCACAATGATAGCGAATGTGCCGTGGCCAACTCGCTGATGGCTGTTGCTTGTGGAGCTGTTCATGTTCAGGGAACGCTCAATGGCTTCGGTGAGCGCTGCGGCAATGCCAACCTGTGTTCGGTGATTCCGGCTCTCAAGTTGAAAATGGCCAAGGAGACGATCAGCGATGAGCAGTTGCAATCGTTGCGGCTGATGTCGCGCCATGTTTATGAGTTGGCCAACCTGATTCCCAATAAGCATCAACCTTATGTCGGAAATTCTGCGTTTGCCCATAAGGGGGGCGTTCACGTCTCGGCGATTCAACGTCATCCGGAAACCTATGAGCATATTCGTCCTGAACGGGTCGGAAATACCACGCGAGTTCTGGTGTCGGATCTCTCAGGACGGGCTAACATTCTGGCCAAGGCGGAGCAGTTTGATATCAATCTTGACAGTAAAGATCCGGTGACACTGGAAATTCTTGAAGATATCAAGGAGATGGAAAACAAGGGCTATCAGTTTGAAGGCGCAGAAGCGTCCTTTGAGTTGCTGATGCGCCGGGCGCTCGGCACACTGCGCCACTATTTCTCCGTGATTGGCTTTCGCGTGATCGATACCAAGCAAAAAGAGGGTGATAAACCACTCTCCGAGGCTACGGTTAAAGTGAAAGTAGGCGGCCGCATTGAACATACCGCCGCAGAAGGAGATGGCCCGGTCAATGCGTTGGATAACGCGTTGCGCAAAGCGCTCGAACATTTTTATCCGCAGCTCAAAGAGATGCGTCTGTTTGATTACAAGGTTCGCGTGTTGCCCAGCGGCCAGGGAACGGCATCGATCACCCGTGTGCTGATTGAATCGGGAGATGATGACACTCGCTGGGGAACTGTCGGCGTCAGCGACAATATTATCGATGCCTCCTACCATGCTTTGATCGACGCATTACAGTATAAATTGGTAAGAGATACGAAGTAG
- a CDS encoding HDOD domain-containing protein — MQDFFIGRQPIFDRHMRVYAYELLYRHGFVDRAVITDFDAASSEVVVNALTELGLDRLVGTRKAFCNFTRGSLIKGADVPFSTDQLVVEVLETVTAEPSVIEALKSLSQSGHLIALDDFVLEDGLEPLVELADIVKIDVLELSQDEVRKQVEKLRRVKKLKLLAEKVETNGEYQFCRRLGFDYFQGYFFSRPQVVSGRRLPPGRLAMLRLMTELQRPDIDLGKLEEIIQTDVNLCVKLLRQINSSFYSLLSEVKSIRQAIVYLGLIHIRNWACIVAMGSVDDKPQELMTMALIRGKMCELLCRDDDAERRGMFFTVGLFSLLDSMFDSPMDEVLENLPLTEEVNKALLTRDGELGQVLRCVEDYEQANWSSVIESGYGKDLVRDAYIESIEWSQAVMDSLEP; from the coding sequence ATGCAGGACTTTTTTATCGGCCGACAACCTATTTTTGATCGCCATATGCGGGTGTATGCCTATGAGCTGCTGTATCGCCACGGCTTTGTTGATCGTGCCGTGATTACCGATTTTGATGCGGCCAGCTCCGAGGTTGTGGTCAATGCTTTGACCGAGCTGGGGTTGGATCGGCTGGTTGGTACCCGCAAGGCGTTCTGCAATTTTACCCGAGGCTCCCTGATTAAGGGCGCTGACGTGCCGTTCAGTACAGATCAGCTGGTGGTCGAGGTGCTCGAAACGGTGACGGCTGAACCCAGCGTTATTGAGGCGTTGAAAAGTTTGTCGCAAAGTGGGCATCTGATCGCTCTGGATGATTTTGTTCTTGAAGATGGGCTGGAGCCTCTGGTTGAACTGGCCGATATTGTCAAAATCGATGTGCTCGAGTTGAGTCAGGATGAGGTGCGAAAGCAGGTTGAAAAGTTGCGCCGTGTCAAAAAGCTCAAGTTGCTTGCTGAAAAGGTGGAGACCAACGGGGAATACCAATTTTGTCGTCGGCTTGGCTTTGATTATTTCCAGGGCTATTTTTTCAGTAGACCACAAGTGGTCTCCGGTCGCCGGTTGCCACCGGGGCGACTGGCCATGTTGCGCCTGATGACGGAGCTGCAACGTCCGGATATTGATCTGGGTAAACTTGAAGAGATTATCCAGACCGACGTTAATCTGTGCGTCAAACTGCTGCGCCAGATCAATTCCAGCTTTTACAGTCTGTTGTCTGAGGTGAAATCCATTCGCCAGGCGATTGTTTATCTGGGGCTGATTCATATTCGCAACTGGGCCTGCATCGTTGCCATGGGCAGTGTCGATGACAAGCCGCAGGAGTTGATGACCATGGCTCTGATTCGTGGAAAGATGTGTGAATTGCTGTGCCGCGATGATGATGCTGAACGGCGTGGCATGTTTTTCACGGTTGGTTTGTTTTCTCTTTTGGACAGTATGTTTGATTCGCCGATGGATGAAGTGCTTGAGAATCTGCCGTTGACGGAGGAAGTGAATAAAGCTCTTCTAACGCGTGACGGCGAGCTTGGCCAGGTTCTTAGGTGTGTTGAGGATTATGAACAGGCTAACTGGTCGTCCGTCATTGAAAGTGGTTATGGTAAGGATCTGGTTCGTGATGCCTACATCGAATCGATTGAATGGTCGCAAGCAGTGATGGACAGCCTGGAACCCTGA